Proteins co-encoded in one Papaver somniferum cultivar HN1 chromosome 5, ASM357369v1, whole genome shotgun sequence genomic window:
- the LOC113279602 gene encoding WAT1-related protein At4g19185-like: MELMEQRLQAWSAIFGNDVTVLLHENDFIAGAQPEPAGWFISSLIGNCFCMAAYLSLQAPLLLKYPASLSVAASSYFFDEMFMVIARISATDGNIVWTLTRSKLAADLCAGIVASDVNSNDMVQHWWLSLHLFFYQRFS, translated from the exons ATGGAATTGATGGAGCAACGTTTGCAAGCGT GGTCAGCTATATTCGGAAACGATGTTACTGTATTGTTGCACGAAAATGATTTCATTGCCGGGGCACAACCAGAACCTGCTGGATGGTTTATATCTAGTTTGATTGGAAATTGCTTTTGCATGGCTGCATATCTATCCTTGCAG GCTCCGCTGCTACTAAAGTATCCGGCCAGCCTATCAGTGGCTGCAAGCTCATACTTCTTTGATGAAATGTTCATGGTTATTGCTAGAATATCTGCCACAGATGGAAATATTGTCTGGACTTTGACGCGATCTAAGTTGGCTGCAGATTTATGTGCT GGAATTGTTGCATCTGATGTTAATAGCAACGACATGGTCCAACACTGGTGGCTCTCTTTGCATCTGTTTTTCTATCAACGATTTTCCTAG